TCCGCGAGTCCGTTGGTGAGCTGGTGGGCCGCTCCGTCCCACCACCGCCACGGGACCTGCACTGTGGTGGGAGAAGCCGTGGTGGGAGAAGCCGTGGTGGGAGAAGCCGTGACCGGTCCTGGAGCGACGACGACGAGGAGCGCGGCCGCCACCAGTCCCGCGATACCGGAGACCGCCCGCGGTGCAGTCATGAGCCCGGAAGGACCGGGATCGGACCGAGGTACGGGGCGATCGCCTCGCAGCGCGGCGCACGAGGGTTGGCGGGATCGAGCGCGTTGAGCACGAAGTCGGCCGTGCGCGGATCGGAGGCGATCGCCAGGTGCTCGGCCTGGTTCTGTTCGCAGCCGTCCTGGATCACCACGTTGGTCGTCATAGGTCCGGGCACCAGACCCGAGGTGTAGGGCGTGACCAGCTGGTCGTATCGGGTCACCGCGTTGAGGTAGCGCACTCCGGGGGCGTAGGGCGACCCACCACTCCACAACAGTTGTAGAACCTCGGAGCCCGGGGACATCTGGGACAGGGCGGGGATCTGACCCAGTTGGTCCGAGACTCCTGGAAGGCCGTCCAGAGACCTGCGCATACCCCCACCCGAGCCCTCCCACAGCGGGGCAATCGAGGCGACGGTGTTCACCTTGCCCGGGCGTCCGACCTTCGCCACCAGACCCGAGACGATGGTGCCCTGCGAGTGACCCACCAGGTCGACCTGCTCGGCCCCGGTGGTCGCCAACACCCGGTCGACGAACTCTCCGACCTGCGGCACCGAGACCTCGGCGATGTCGGACAACCCGCCCAGCTCATTGACCGGCCACGGGGTGCCCGGCAGCGCACCGTAGGTCAGCACGAAGACGCAGTAGCCCTCGTTGCGCAGCAGCGGCCCGAAGGTCGCCCAGTTGGTCACGGCGCCGCCGGCGGTGCCGTGGACCAGGACCACCGGACGGGGCTTGGCGGGCGAGGGACGACAGTTCCAGTCGTTCGCGCCCGGCAGCGTGGCCCCCGGCTGCGTGATCGCCATGGCGGCGCCGGTGAGGAAGCTGTAGGGCACGGGGATCGGCGCCCGGGCGGTCGGGTCCGTGGCGTGGGCGGCGCCCGCGCTCGTCAGCACGAGGGCTGCAGCGGCCAGCGAGGCCGCCGCGGCGCGTGAGGCGCGGGCGGCGCGCTCTATGTTCATCTTTTCATTAAGCCACGCCCGGTGATCATCGGCAGGTCCTTTGCGTATACCAGCCCGGGGTCCGCTGCGACCACGGCCTCGACGGCGTTGACCAGCCTCATCGCGGTGACGAGCATGCCGGATTCGTTGTGGTCGCCGTGCTCGGCGTGGTGGGTGAACTCCACGCGCATCGTCGGTTCGCCCTGGATCTCTATGCGGTAGCAGCCGTCCCCGTGGTCGGGCCGGGGCCAGTCCGGCGCCTGGTCGACGGCCGTGCGGGTGACGTGCTCCAGCACGATGCGGTCCTCGCCGTCGACCTGTCCCACCACCTCGAACCGCAGTGCCGCCTGCGTCCCGGCCGGGACCTCGCACGCCAGCAGTGACAGGTCGCGGTCGGCGGGCAACCGCTCGTGACGCTCGATCAGCGGCTCATCGAGGGTCACCTCCAACGCGGCGGCGAGTTGTCGGACCACCGATCCCCAGCCGGCGGCGAGCATCCCCGGTCGCAACAAGGGCGGGAGGGTGTCCATGGTCCGGCCGAAGCCGAACAGCCTCCGCATGGTCTCACCCTGGTGGTACACCGAATAGTCGGCGATCTCTCCCACCCGGATCAGGTCGATGCGCCGGGACAGGCTGGTCATGACCAGCGGTAGGACGTCATTGGCGAAGCCCGGGTCGATTCCGTTGACGTGCAGTGTCGCGCCGCCGTCGCGACCGGCGGCCGCGAGCGCGTCGATCATCTCCTCCGGGAGGGTCCCGTGCGGGTACTGGAGCAGCACCGGGCCGGAGGCCACCACGTCGATGCCGGCCCGCAGGAATTCGGTGAAGTCCTCGATCGCACCCATGAAGCGGGTCTCGGTCTCGGCGGTGTAGACCACCACGTCCGGCGACAGTGCGAGTAGCGCTGCGCGGTCGTCAGTCGCCACCACGCCCAGGTCGCGATCCATACCGGCGAGCCGACCCGCGTCGACGCCGACCTTGGCGGGGTCGGAGACGAAGACGCCCACCAACTCCAGCTCGGGTCGGGCCTCGATCGCCTCGACCGCCATCCGGCCCAGATACCCCGTCGACCATTCCACTACCTTGATCGACACTTCTTCGCCCGATACTGCGTTGCCCGACACATCCCGGATCGTCATGTCCGGACAGTAGCGGCTCGGACGCCCTGCCACGACCCCGTTTCGTCTATCGGGCAGATCAGCGCGCGGCACCGTCCCCTCTGCGGCATCAGCCCCTCTGCGGGGAGGTTCCGCGCTGTGCGACATCCTTCGACGAGTCAGGATCCTGGGAGTCCGGCCGACCGCCGACGTGGGCCTCCGCGCGCATCCGCTCACTCATGTGCGGGTAGTGCAGCTCGAACGCCGGGCGCTCGGAGCGGATCCGGGGCAGCGTCACGAAGTTGTGACGCGGCGGCGGGCACGAGGTCGCCCACTCGAGCGAGTTGCCCGCGCCCCACGGGTCGTCGGCCGTGACGATCTCGCCGTACCGCCAGCTCTTGATGACGTTCCAGATGAACGGCAGCATCGCGATCCCGAGGATGAACGAACCGACCGTCGAGATCTGGTTGAGGACAGTGAAGTTGTCCGTCGCAAGATAGTCGGCGTAACGGCGGGCCATGCCCTGGTTGCCCAGCCAGTGCTGCACGAGGAACGTGGTGTGGAAGCCGATGAACAGCAGCCAGAAGTGCCACTTGCCCAGCGTCTCGTCGAGCATCCGGCCCGTCATCTTGGGGAACCAGAAGTACACGCCGGCGAACGTGGCGAACACGATCGTGCCGAACAGCACGTAGTGGAAGTGCGCCACCACGAAGTACGAGTCGTGCACGTGGAAGTCGATCGGCGCCGCGGCCAGCATGATGCCGGTCAGACCACCGAAGAGGAAGGACACCAGGAACCCCAGGGCGAAGATCATCGGCGTCTCGAACGTCATCTTCCCGCGCCACATGGTGCCGATCCAGTTGAAGAACTTCACACCCGTGGGAACGGCGATGAGGAACGTCATGAAGGAGAAGAACGGCAGCAGGACGGCACCGGTGACGAACATGTGGTGTGCCCAGACCGCCATGGACAGCGCGGCGATCGCGAGGGTCGCGAAGACGAGTCCGGCGTAGCCGAAGAGCGGCTTGCGGGAGAACACCGGCAGGATCTCGGTGATGATCCCGAAGAACGGCAGCGCCAGGACGTACACCTCGGGGTGACCGAAGAACCAGAACAGGTGCTGCCACAGGATCGAGCCTCCGTTCCCGGCGGAGAAGATGCGACCACCGAACTGGCGGTCGTAGAAGACGCCGAGGGCGGCGGCGGTGAGCAGCGGGAAGATCAGGAGGATCAGTACGGACGTCACGAGGATGTTCCATGTGAAGACCGGCATGCGGAACATGGTCATGCCCGGCGCGCGGAGGCAGATGATCGTGGTGACGAAGTTGACGGCGCCGAGGATGGTACCGATACCGCCGATGCCCACGCCGAGGATCCACAGGTCCGCGCTGACCTGCGGCGAGTACTCCTGGCTCGCCAGCGGCATGTACATGGTCCAGCCGAACGCGGCGGCCCCGCCCGGGGTCAGGAAGCCGGACATCACAACGATGCCGCCGACGGTGAACAGCCAGTAGCCCAGGGCGTTCAGTCGCGGGAACGCGACGTCGGGGGCGCCGATCTGCAGCGGCATGATGTAGTTCGCGAACCCCACCACGATCGGCGTTCCGTAGAACAGCAGCATGATCGTGCCGTGCATGGTGAACAGCTGGTTGAACTGCTCGTTCGACAGGAACTGCATGCCTGGGAGGAACAACTCCGCCCGGATGAGCAGGGCCATGAGCCCGCCGATGAAGAAGAAGACGAAACAGGTGACGATGTACATCAGGCCGAGCAGCTTGTGATCGGTCGTCGTCATCATCTTCCACACGAACGAGCCCGGTCGGGAAGTGCCCGTGGGTACGCCCGGTGGATGGTCCAGATCATCGACTGGGCGCGTTCGCGGGACAAGAACCTCTGACATTTTCTCCCCGATCGTCGGTGGGTCCGAATCTAGGGAGCCGCCCCGTGGCGCGCATTGATCTACGTCAACATCGGGTGAGGCAAAACACCCGAGGCGGGTGCCAGGAGGCCACACTGGGAGACATGACCGCTCACGGGGACGACTCCGGGCTCGCCGGTTCCACACTGTTCGCCTCGTTGCCGCCGCGCTGCCGGGCCTACCTGACCGACTCCTCCCGGACTGTCGAGGCGCGACCCGGTTCCACGGTGCAGCTGGCCGGGGAGTCGGTGAGCCGCCTGACGCTGATCGCCTCCGGCGCCCTGCACGTCATCCGGGAGGACCGGTCCGGTCACCAGCGGCATGTCAGGATTCTCGGGCCCGGCCGTCATCTCGGCCTGGTGGAGTTCGCACTCGGCTGCTCCGCCCGCCACAGCGTCGTCGCCGCCGAGGCGACCACGCTGATCACCGTCTCACACGACGCCCTGCGCGCAGCGGCCGCCGCGTGCCCGGTCCTCAACGACTCGATCTCACGCGCCCTTGCCGAGAAGGTGGTCGAGTGCGAACAACATCTCGATTGGCTCACCTCGGAGGACGTGTCGACGCGGCTGGTCGCCTACCTTCTCTCACTGCCTGCCACGCCCGGCCGGGACGGTCGCTCCCATGTCCGACTACCGATGTCCCAGTCCGATCTCGCGTCGCACCTGGGGACCACGCCGGAGACGTTGAGCCGTCGCCTCCACGATCTCATCGACTCCGGTGCGATCGAGCGG
This Dietzia psychralcaliphila DNA region includes the following protein-coding sequences:
- a CDS encoding esterase/lipase family protein, with the protein product MNIERAARASRAAAASLAAAALVLTSAGAAHATDPTARAPIPVPYSFLTGAAMAITQPGATLPGANDWNCRPSPAKPRPVVLVHGTAGGAVTNWATFGPLLRNEGYCVFVLTYGALPGTPWPVNELGGLSDIAEVSVPQVGEFVDRVLATTGAEQVDLVGHSQGTIVSGLVAKVGRPGKVNTVASIAPLWEGSGGGMRRSLDGLPGVSDQLGQIPALSQMSPGSEVLQLLWSGGSPYAPGVRYLNAVTRYDQLVTPYTSGLVPGPMTTNVVIQDGCEQNQAEHLAIASDPRTADFVLNALDPANPRAPRCEAIAPYLGPIPVLPGS
- a CDS encoding diacylglycerol kinase; the encoded protein is MSIKVVEWSTGYLGRMAVEAIEARPELELVGVFVSDPAKVGVDAGRLAGMDRDLGVVATDDRAALLALSPDVVVYTAETETRFMGAIEDFTEFLRAGIDVVASGPVLLQYPHGTLPEEMIDALAAAGRDGGATLHVNGIDPGFANDVLPLVMTSLSRRIDLIRVGEIADYSVYHQGETMRRLFGFGRTMDTLPPLLRPGMLAAGWGSVVRQLAAALEVTLDEPLIERHERLPADRDLSLLACEVPAGTQAALRFEVVGQVDGEDRIVLEHVTRTAVDQAPDWPRPDHGDGCYRIEIQGEPTMRVEFTHHAEHGDHNESGMLVTAMRLVNAVEAVVAADPGLVYAKDLPMITGRGLMKR
- the ctaD gene encoding cytochrome c oxidase subunit I, whose translation is MMTTTDHKLLGLMYIVTCFVFFFIGGLMALLIRAELFLPGMQFLSNEQFNQLFTMHGTIMLLFYGTPIVVGFANYIMPLQIGAPDVAFPRLNALGYWLFTVGGIVVMSGFLTPGGAAAFGWTMYMPLASQEYSPQVSADLWILGVGIGGIGTILGAVNFVTTIICLRAPGMTMFRMPVFTWNILVTSVLILLIFPLLTAAALGVFYDRQFGGRIFSAGNGGSILWQHLFWFFGHPEVYVLALPFFGIITEILPVFSRKPLFGYAGLVFATLAIAALSMAVWAHHMFVTGAVLLPFFSFMTFLIAVPTGVKFFNWIGTMWRGKMTFETPMIFALGFLVSFLFGGLTGIMLAAAPIDFHVHDSYFVVAHFHYVLFGTIVFATFAGVYFWFPKMTGRMLDETLGKWHFWLLFIGFHTTFLVQHWLGNQGMARRYADYLATDNFTVLNQISTVGSFILGIAMLPFIWNVIKSWRYGEIVTADDPWGAGNSLEWATSCPPPRHNFVTLPRIRSERPAFELHYPHMSERMRAEAHVGGRPDSQDPDSSKDVAQRGTSPQRG
- a CDS encoding Crp/Fnr family transcriptional regulator translates to MTAHGDDSGLAGSTLFASLPPRCRAYLTDSSRTVEARPGSTVQLAGESVSRLTLIASGALHVIREDRSGHQRHVRILGPGRHLGLVEFALGCSARHSVVAAEATTLITVSHDALRAAAAACPVLNDSISRALAEKVVECEQHLDWLTSEDVSTRLVAYLLSLPATPGRDGRSHVRLPMSQSDLASHLGTTPETLSRRLHDLIDSGAIERVARREFVLENGRLTRY